A stretch of the Schistocerca serialis cubense isolate TAMUIC-IGC-003099 chromosome 2, iqSchSeri2.2, whole genome shotgun sequence genome encodes the following:
- the LOC126456208 gene encoding uncharacterized protein LOC126456208 has translation MRRQGEEGNEKARRRRQGKRGGGWREGQAAAGEAGEGEAGEGEAGEGEAGEGEAGEGEAGEGEAGEGEAGEGEAGEGEAGEGEAGEGEAGEGEAGEGEAGEGEAGEGEAGEGEAGEGEAGEGEAGEGEAGEGEAGEGEAGEGEAGEGEAGEGEAGEGEAGEGEAGEGEAGEGEAGEGEAGEGEAGEGEAGEGEAGEGEAGEGEAGEGEAGVGEAGEGEAGEGEAGEGEAGEGEAGEGEAGEGEAGEGEAGEGEAGEGEAGEGEAGEGEAGEGEAGEGEAGEGEAGEGEAGEGEAGEGEAGEGEAGEGEAGEGEAGEGEAGEGEAGEGEAGEGEAGEGEAGEGEAGEGEAGEGEAGEGEAGEGEAGEGEAGEGEAGEGEAGEGEAGEGEAGEGEAGEGEAGEGEAGEGEAGEGEAGEGEAGEGEAGEGEAGEGEAGEGEAGEGEAGEGEAGEGEAGEGEAGEGEAGEGEAGEGEAGEGEAGEGEAGEGEAGEGEAGEGEAGEGEAGEGEAGEGEAGEGEAGEGEAGEGEAGEGEAGEGEAGEGEAGEGEAGEGEAGEGEAGEGEAGEGEAGEGEAGEGEAGEGEAGEGEAGEGEAGEGEAGEGEAGEGEAGEGEAGEGEAGEGEAGEGEAGEGEAGEGEAGEGEAGEGEAGEGEAGEGEAGEGEAGEGEAGEGEAGEGEAGEGEAGEGEAGEGEAGEGEAGEGEAGEGEAGEGEAGEGEAGEGEAGEGEAGEGEAGEGEAGEGEAGEGEAGEGEAGEGEAGEGEAGEGEAGEGEAGEGEAGEGEAGEGEAGEGEAGEGEAGEGEAGEGEAGEREVR, from the exons atgagaagacaaggagaagaaggcaatgagaaggcaaggagaagaagacaaggaaaga gggggggggggtggcgagagGGCCAGGCGGCAGCGGGTGAGGCGGGAGAGGGTGAGGCCGGAGAGGGTGAGGCCGGAGAGGGTGAGGCCGGAGAGGGTGAGGCCGGAGAGGGTGAGGCCGGAGAGGGTGAGGCCGGAGAGGGTGAGGCCGGAGAGGGTGAGGCCGGAGAGGGTGAGGCCGGAGAGGGTGAGGCCGGAGAGGGTGAGGCCGGAGAGGGTGAGGCCGGAGAGGGTGAGGCCGGAGAGGGTGAGGCCGGAGAGGGTGAGGCCGGAGAGGGTGAGGCCGGAGAGGGTGAGGCCGGAGAGGGTGAGGCCGGAGAGGGTGAGGCCGGAGAGGGTGAGGCCGGAGAGGGTGAGGCCGGAGAGGGTGAGGCCGGAGAGGGTGAGGCCGGAGAGGGTGAGGCCGGAGAGGGTGAGGCCGGAGAGGGTGAGGCCGGAGAGGGTGAGGCCGGAGAGGGTGAGGCCGGAGAGGGTGAGGCCGGAGAGGGTGAGGCCGGAGAGGGTGAGGCCGGAGAGGGTGAGGCCGGAGAGGGTGAGGCCGGAGAGGGTGAGGCCGGAGAGGGTGAGGCCGGAGTGGgtgaggcgggagagggggaggcgggagagggggaggcgggagagggggaggcgggagagggggaggcgggagagggggaggcgggagagggggaggcgggagagggggaggcgggagagggggaggcgggagagggggaggcgggagagggggaggcgggagagggggaggcgggagagggggaggcgggagagggggaggcgggagagggggaggcgggagagggggaggcgggagagggggaggcgggagagggggaggcgggagagggggaggcgggagagggggaggcgggagagggggaggcgggagagggggaggcgggagagggggaggcgggagagggggaggcgggagagggggaggcgggagagggggaggcgggagagggggaggcgggagagggggaggcgggagagggggaggcgggagagggggaggcgggagagggggaggcgggagagggggaggcgggagagggggaggcgggagagggggaggcgggagagggggaggcgggagagggggaggcgggagagggggaggcgggagagggggaggcgggagagggggaggcgggagagggggaggcgggagagggggaggcgggagagggggaggcgggagagggggaggcgggagagggggaggcgggagagggggaggcgggagagggggaggcgggagagggggaggcgggagagggggaggcgggagagggggaggcgggagagggggaggcgggagagggggaggcgggagagggggaggcgggagagggggaggcgggagagggggaggcgggagagggggaggcgggagagggggaggcgggagagggggaggcgggagagggggaggcgggagagggggaggcgggagagggggaggcgggagagggggaggcgggagagggggaggcgggagagggggaggcgggagagggggaggcgggagagggggaggcgggagagggggaggcgggagagggggaggcgggagagggggaggcgggagagggggaggcgggagagggggaggcgggagagggggaggcgggagagggggaggcgggagagggggaggcgggagagggggaggcgggagagggggaggcgggagagggggaggcgggagagggggaggcgggagagggggaggcgggagagggggaggcgggagagggggaggcgggagagggggaggcgggagagggggaggcgggagagggggaggcgggagagggggaggcgggagagggggaggcgggagagggggaggcgggagagggggaggcgggagagggggaggcgggagagggggaggcgggagagggggaggcgggagagggggaggcgggagagggggaggcgggagagggggaggcgggagagggggaggcgggagagggggaggcgggagagggggaggcgggagagggggaggcgggagagggggaggcgggagagggggaggcgggagagggggaggcgggagagggggaggcgggagagggggaggcgggagagggggaggcgggagagggggaggcgggagagggggaggcgggagagggggaggcgggagagggggaggcgggagagggggaggcgggagagggggaggcgggagagggggaggcgggagagggggaggcgggagagggggaggcgggagagggggaggcgggagagggggaggcgggagagggggaggcgggagagggggaggcgggagagggggaggcgggagagggggaggcgggagagggggaggcgggagagggg